The proteins below are encoded in one region of Pontibacter deserti:
- a CDS encoding DNA gyrase/topoisomerase IV subunit A → MHNDDINEELHSHEEEELEVAFTDGEEEVIHNVTPVSGLYENWFLDYASYVILERAVPAIEDGLKPVQRRILHAMKEMDDGRFNKVANVIGQTMQYHPHGDASIGDAMVNLGQKDLLIETQGNWGDVRTGDSAAAPRYIEARLSKFALDVVFNPQTTLWQLSYDGRKNEPVTLPVKFPLLLAQGVEGIAVGLSTKIMPHNFKELIKGSIDVLKGRSTTLLPDFPNGGMVDVTNYNNGMRGGKIRVRATIEKVDKTMLIIRDVPYGVTTTGLMESIVKASENNKIKIKKVIDNTAADVEIQVQLPPGVSPDLTMDALYAFTDCEVSISPNTCVIIDDKPHFLSVDELLRISTFKTVDLLKRELEIRKGELEDKWHYSSLEKIFIENRIYRDIEECETWEAVLQAIDKGLDPFKKLLRREVTEEDIIRLTEIKIKRISKFDSFKADEYINKLEEEMAEVDDNLANLIRYSIAYFEGLLKKYGQGRDRKTQVKTFDVITAQKVAIANQKLYMNAKDGFIGTSLRKDEFVCDCSDMDDIIVFRKDGKFTVTKVADKTFVGKDIIMAGVYNKNDEHMVYNMIYVDGKSGISFAKRFAVKSITRDKEYDLTKGEKGSKVHYLTANPNSESEVVSITLAPQSTARIKQFDFDFAELMIKGKGSNGNIVTKYPIKKVVQKSLGDSTLGGREIFYDEVIGRLNTEGRGRYLGSFNTEDTILVIYEDGTYEQTTFDLSNHYTVEKIKVLQKFDPELVVSTIYYEGDNKTYYVKRFRIETSTVGKKFTFISESKNSRLEAVSTHPEPLAEIKFKRSLRGDKESEKILLSEFIDVKGWKAMGNKLNYFKIFDVTVPKQEVVEYEEDKPKAKKAAAKREPVTLPSELKELAEEAARASGTQPDALIAVEENVQENSAKKAIKEKKQLNLF, encoded by the coding sequence ATGCATAACGACGATATAAACGAAGAATTGCACAGCCACGAAGAAGAGGAGTTGGAAGTTGCGTTTACAGATGGCGAAGAAGAAGTCATCCATAATGTAACGCCTGTTTCTGGTCTATATGAAAACTGGTTCTTAGATTATGCTTCTTATGTAATTCTGGAGCGTGCAGTGCCAGCTATCGAAGACGGCTTAAAGCCGGTGCAGCGCCGTATCCTGCACGCCATGAAAGAAATGGACGATGGTCGCTTTAACAAGGTGGCTAACGTGATAGGTCAAACCATGCAGTACCACCCGCACGGCGATGCCTCTATTGGCGACGCGATGGTGAACCTGGGGCAAAAAGACCTTCTGATTGAAACACAGGGTAACTGGGGCGATGTACGTACCGGCGACAGTGCAGCGGCACCACGTTATATCGAAGCGCGCCTTTCCAAGTTTGCTTTGGATGTGGTATTTAATCCGCAGACAACGCTTTGGCAGCTAAGCTATGATGGCCGTAAAAATGAGCCGGTAACATTGCCTGTTAAATTCCCGCTACTGCTTGCACAGGGCGTAGAAGGTATAGCCGTAGGTCTTTCTACGAAGATCATGCCGCACAACTTTAAGGAGCTGATCAAAGGTTCTATTGATGTGCTGAAAGGGCGTAGCACTACATTGCTGCCTGACTTCCCGAACGGAGGTATGGTAGATGTTACCAACTATAACAATGGTATGCGCGGTGGCAAGATACGTGTGCGTGCAACCATTGAAAAGGTTGATAAGACCATGCTCATCATTCGTGATGTGCCTTATGGTGTGACCACGACTGGCCTGATGGAATCGATCGTGAAAGCGAGCGAGAACAACAAGATCAAGATCAAGAAGGTGATTGATAACACAGCTGCTGATGTAGAGATACAGGTGCAGTTGCCACCAGGTGTGTCGCCTGACCTGACGATGGACGCGCTTTACGCTTTCACGGATTGCGAAGTGTCTATCTCTCCAAACACCTGCGTGATTATTGACGATAAGCCGCACTTCCTGAGTGTGGATGAGTTGCTCCGTATTTCTACTTTTAAAACGGTAGACCTGCTGAAACGTGAACTGGAGATTCGAAAAGGTGAGCTTGAAGACAAGTGGCACTATTCATCTCTGGAAAAGATATTTATCGAGAACCGTATTTACCGCGACATCGAAGAATGCGAAACCTGGGAAGCAGTTCTTCAGGCGATTGATAAAGGACTTGATCCGTTCAAAAAGCTTCTTCGTCGTGAGGTAACCGAGGAGGATATCATTCGCCTGACGGAGATCAAGATCAAGCGTATCTCTAAGTTTGACTCTTTCAAAGCGGATGAATATATCAACAAGCTGGAAGAGGAAATGGCTGAAGTGGATGATAACCTGGCGAACCTGATCCGCTACTCGATTGCTTACTTTGAAGGCTTGCTGAAGAAGTATGGCCAGGGCCGTGACCGTAAAACACAGGTTAAAACCTTTGATGTGATTACGGCGCAGAAAGTAGCCATCGCTAACCAGAAGCTTTACATGAATGCCAAAGACGGCTTTATCGGAACCAGCCTGCGCAAAGATGAATTCGTGTGCGACTGCTCTGATATGGACGACATCATCGTGTTTCGTAAGGACGGTAAATTTACGGTAACCAAAGTCGCTGATAAAACTTTCGTTGGTAAGGACATTATTATGGCTGGCGTTTACAACAAGAACGACGAGCACATGGTCTACAACATGATCTACGTGGATGGCAAGTCCGGTATTTCGTTTGCGAAACGCTTTGCCGTGAAGTCTATCACTAGAGATAAGGAGTACGACCTGACAAAAGGAGAGAAGGGCTCGAAGGTGCATTACCTGACAGCTAACCCGAACTCTGAATCTGAAGTGGTAAGTATAACGCTGGCACCACAATCAACAGCACGTATTAAGCAGTTTGATTTCGACTTTGCTGAACTGATGATTAAAGGCAAAGGCTCAAACGGTAACATCGTAACGAAGTACCCGATCAAGAAAGTGGTGCAGAAGAGCCTCGGCGATTCTACGCTGGGTGGTCGTGAGATTTTCTACGACGAAGTGATCGGCCGACTGAACACCGAAGGCCGTGGTCGTTACCTGGGTTCATTCAATACAGAGGATACGATACTGGTAATTTACGAAGACGGTACTTATGAGCAGACTACTTTTGACCTGAGCAACCACTATACAGTTGAAAAGATCAAGGTGCTGCAGAAGTTCGATCCGGAACTTGTGGTGTCAACTATATATTATGAAGGGGACAATAAAACCTACTATGTGAAGCGTTTCAGAATAGAGACTTCTACGGTAGGTAAGAAATTCACCTTTATTTCAGAAAGCAAGAACTCCAGGCTGGAAGCTGTTTCCACTCACCCTGAGCCGTTGGCTGAGATCAAATTCAAGCGTAGCCTGCGTGGCGACAAGGAATCTGAGAAAATCCTGTTAAGCGAATTTATTGATGTAAAAGGCTGGAAGGCCATGGGTAATAAGCTCAATTACTTCAAGATTTTTGATGTGACAGTGCCGAAGCAGGAAGTGGTAGAGTATGAGGAAGACAAGCCGAAAGCAAAGAAAGCTGCTGCTAAGCGTGAACCGGTTACGCTTCCATCTGAGCTGAAAGAGTTGGCTGAGGAAGCTGCCCGTGCAAGCGGAACTCAACCTGATGCGCTGATTGCCGTAGAAGAAAACGTACAAGAAAATAGTGCAAAAAAAGCTATTAAGGAAAAGAAACAGTTAAACCTGTTCTAA
- a CDS encoding tetratricopeptide repeat protein → MKRQLQVWMFLLMLGLAGAPVCVIAGSGAGTEQLLKKAEELMLNYRDSEALAMYEEVLQAAPDNYTALCKASLLNCRIGERVTDDGTKIAFYVKAKEYASRAYELNPNDSEANYAMALSLGAMAMVSGPKQRLAGINQMKSFLDAALASNNKHAGAWHLLGRWYFKMANLNFAESAASKMFFGGVCGEATNEEAATAIQTAIKYNPMNIQYYYDLAAVYKEMKSTDDCTATLEQAIALQVTTRDELELARRCKIMLQQYKK, encoded by the coding sequence ATGAAGCGACAACTCCAGGTTTGGATGTTTTTGTTGATGCTGGGCCTAGCAGGTGCACCAGTGTGTGTGATTGCTGGTTCCGGAGCAGGTACAGAACAACTGCTGAAGAAGGCTGAAGAACTAATGCTTAATTACCGCGACAGCGAAGCACTTGCTATGTATGAGGAAGTGCTTCAGGCTGCTCCGGATAACTATACAGCTCTCTGTAAAGCAAGCTTGCTAAATTGCAGGATAGGCGAACGTGTTACGGATGATGGCACCAAGATAGCTTTTTATGTGAAAGCTAAGGAATATGCCAGCAGAGCTTACGAGCTGAACCCAAATGATTCTGAAGCTAATTATGCTATGGCTCTTTCTTTGGGTGCAATGGCAATGGTTTCAGGTCCGAAACAGCGCTTGGCAGGTATAAACCAGATGAAGTCGTTCCTGGATGCAGCACTGGCAAGTAATAACAAACATGCCGGAGCCTGGCATTTATTGGGACGTTGGTATTTTAAAATGGCTAATCTTAATTTTGCAGAATCTGCTGCTTCGAAGATGTTTTTCGGAGGAGTATGTGGTGAAGCAACAAATGAAGAGGCAGCTACAGCTATACAAACAGCCATAAAGTATAACCCAATGAACATCCAGTATTATTATGATCTGGCTGCTGTTTATAAAGAGATGAAAAGCACGGATGACTGCACGGCAACACTGGAGCAGGCAATAGCTTTACAGGTTACTACCCGGGATGAACTTGAACTCGCCCGACGGTGTAAGATCATGTTGCAGCAGTATAAAAAATAA